One uncultured Carboxylicivirga sp. genomic window, TGGCAAAGCTGTTAAATAAAAATGATGAGTACGAGTATTTTCTGAATCGTTCATTTAATTACAGAACACTCTTCAATTCTGAAACACATTTCTTTCATCCTAAAAATGACAAAGGCGATTTTATCGAACCTTTTGATTATAAGTTTTCAGGAGGCATGGGAGCCAGAAAATTTTACGGAGAAAACAATGCCTGGGTTTATCGTTGGGATGTACCTCATAGTGTTGCAGATCTGATTGCATTGATGGGAGGTCGTGAGCAATTTATATCTAATCTGGATGCAACTTTTAATGAACCACTTGGAAGGAGCAAGTATTCCTTCTATGCTCAACTACCAGACCACACGGGTAATGTGGGGCAATTCTCAATGGCTAATGAACCTTCGCTACACATTCCATATCTGTATAATTATGCAGGACAGCCATGGAAAACACAAAAACGTATCAGAAAACTTCTAAAAGAGTGGTTTCGAAACGATTTAATGGGAGTTCCCGGAGATGAAGATGGAGGAGGCATGTCAGCCTTTGTGGCCTTTAGTCAGTTGGGATTCTATCCGGTAACACCGGGTTCCAAAGCTTATAATATCGGCAGTCCTGTTTTTGAAAGAGCTGAAATACAGTTAGGTGATAATAAAGTTTTGGAAATAGTTGCGCATAATGCATCAGACGAAAATAAATATGTGCAATCAGCTATGTTGAATGGTAAACCTTTAAATAAACCGTGGTTCTCACACGAAGAAATTCACAAGGGAGGAGTATTGGAGTTGGTGATGGGGCCAAAAGCAAATAAAGAGTGGGGTACCGAGGTTGAAGATGCACCTCCATCGGCAAAAACGTTAGAGTAGGTTGAATAAATAAAATAAATTTATACCGTTTATCGTACTGGATTAGTTTATTAGACAATAAATGAGGAGGCGTTTGCCTCCTTTTTTTGTAGCTATATCTTAACGTGAAAGAGATAGGACTCGTTAGGCCAAATTCTTAATTTCTATAAGAATTAGGAGGTGAGATAAATATTTTAATTTTATTTTTGATTGAGCAGGGAGTGTTTTATAGAAATTCTATTCCTTATCCCTTTAATCTGATCAAATCTGTCAAATGAAATACATCGCATTACCTTTCATATGGTTTTTCTGTTTATCCAATATCTTTTCGCTCAATTATTCTAAAGCCAATCGGGTTAAGTATAATTTCAATTCTCAATGGCTCATCCATGTTGGTGATCTTGATAATGGAGAGTCAACCAGTCTTATAGATAAAACCTGGAAAGAAGTCACTTTGCCTTATGCCTGGAATCAGGAAGAAGCATTTAAAAAATCCATTCACGATCTGTCAACAGGAATTGCCTGGTATCGCAAACACTTTCGAATGCCCAAAACAACCAAAGGTAAAAAGGTTTTTGTTGAGTTTGAGGGAGTGCGACAGGGTGGCGATTTTTATATCAACGGTCATTATCTGGGTTATCATGAGAACGGTGTGATGGCAGTTGGTTTTGATATTACCGATTACTTGAATTATGGCACTAATGAAAATGTAATTGCAGTTAAAACGGATAACGACTGGAAATATAGAGAAAGAGATACCGGAAGTGGATTTCAGTGGAACAACGATAACTTCAATGCTAATTATGGTGGAATTCCTAAAAATGTGTTTTTACATGTAATGTCTGATGTTTATCAAACTTTGCCTTTGTATTCAAACCTTAAAACAACCGGAACATATATTTATGCCACAGATATTAATATCGATACTCAATCAATAAACCTGAACGCCGAAGCTGAAATTAAAAATGAGTCAGATGATGACCAATCTGTGCAGCTAAAGGTTGATCTGTATGAACTTGATGGAAATTTGTTGAGTTCTTTTTTAGGTGAATCAAGCTATCTGGCGAAAGGAGAAAAGGCCATTTTTAAAGCTTCAGGCAAGGTTAATAATATCGAATTCTGGAGCTGGGGCTATGGTTATCTGTACAATGTTAAAACATCAGTTTTGATTAATGGTAAAAGTGTTGATGAGGTAATTACGCGCACTGGTTTTCGTAAGACGGCCTTTAAAGATGGAATGTTTTATCTGAATGACCGGGTGTTGCAACTTAAAGGATATGCTCAACGCACCAGTAACGAATGGCCGGCGATTGGTATGTCGTGTCCTCCCTGGATGAGTGATTATACCAACAATCTGATGGTTCAAAGCAATGGAAATTTGGTAAGATGGATGCATGTAACTCCATGGAAGCAGGATGTTGAAAGTTGCGATCGGGTGGGATTGATTCAGGCTATGCCGGCCGGTGATGCTGAAAGAGATGTGAATGATCGAAGATGGGAGCAAAGGGTTGAATTGATGAGAGATGCCATTATCTATAATCGAAATAATCCGAGTATAATCTTTTATGAAGGAGGGAACGAGTCTATTAGTGAAGAACATATGGCTGAACTCAAACAGATAAGAGATTTATATGATCCTAATGGAGGCAGGGCCATTGGATCGCGGGAGATGCTGGATAGCAAAGTAGCTGAATACGGTGGCGAGATGTTGTATATTAATAAAAGTGCTGATATCCCTATGTGGGCAATGGAATATTCGCGTGATGAAGGCCTCAGGAAATATTGGGATGAGTTTTCCTATCCGTATCATAAAAACGGCGATGGGCCTTTATACCGCGATAAAGATGCAAGTGATTACAATCGCAACCAGGATACTCATGCCATTGAAAATATTATTCGTTGGTTCGATTATTGGGAGATGCGTCCCGGAACAGGTAAAAGGGTTAGTTCAGGAGGTGCAAATATCATTTTTTCAGATACAAATACGCATTACAGAGGTGCTGAGAACTACCGCAGAAGTGGAGAGGTTGATGCAATGCGTATACCCAAAGATAATTTTTACGCTCATCAGGTGATGTGGGATGGCTGGGTGGATACTGAAAAGCATCATACTCATATTATTGGACACTGGAATTATAACGATACCATCCGGAAAGATATTTATGTGATTTCAACGGGCGATGAAGTTGAGCTTTTTATTAACGGACAGTCAAAAGGGAAAGGTCTTAACGAATATCGATTCCTGAATACCTTTAAAGATATTCATTGGGAAGAAGGTGTGATTAAGGCTGTTTCGTATGATAAAAATGGTAATGTTTTAAGTAAGGATTCCATTGAGACCATTGGTAAACCTTCAAAGATTGAACTGAGTTTGATTGAGAATCCGTCAGGTACAAAAGCCGATGGTGCTGATGTTGCTATTATTCAGGTTGAGGTAACTGACTCAAAAGGTCGAAGGTGTCCGTTGGCCAATGATTTAATACAATTTCAATTAACAGGCGAAGGTCAATGGCTGGGAGGTATTGCACAAGGAAAGGACAATTATATTTTATCAAAAGAATTACCTGTGGAATGCGGAGTAAATAGGGCTTTAATCAGATCAACAACAAAAGACGGAAAGATTTATGTTAAAGCTTCAGCCAATGGATTGGAGTCAGACGAAATTACTTTTTCTACTCATCTATTTCAGGTTAATGATGGATTGTCGTCACAACTGCCATCTGACGGATTGGATGTTTATTTGGGCAGAGGACCGACTCCCAGCGGACCATCATATCTTGTAAGTAAAGTGGATATTCCCATCAAGAGTGCGGTAGCCGGACATAATATTGAAAATGTCACCAATAGTTTCGATGATAATGAACTGACAGAGTGGAAAAACGATGGAACTATCGAAACCGGTTGGATAAAATATAAGTTGGAAGAAGAATCTGTTTTGGATGAGTGTATCATCAAGTTGTCGGGTTGGCGCATGAGAGAGTATCCCATTGAAATATTGGTTGATGGTCAGTTGGCTTTTTCAGGTAAGACATCCAGAAGTCTTGGTTACGTTATTTTGCCTCTTAAAGGTTTGAAAGGGGCTGAAGTAACCATAAAGCTTATTGGTGCCAATACCGAGCAGGATGCTTATGGGCAGATAACTGAACTGGATGCTGCCAATGTTGAATTGGACCTGTATCGTGATCCAAATGGGGCAAAAGCTAATGGTCAGCTTCGTATTGTGGAAGTAGAATTTCTGAGGTATGTAAATAATTAATTGTAATGAAGGTTGATTGAGGTATACTATTTCAACAGTTTATATAAAATTCTATCTTAGTGATTTAATATAATACAATTGATGGACAACCTTACCTACTTCAGAGAACTTTGGGAAACCAGTTCAGTTGATTTCCCCTCATTAAACAAAGAATATTCCTTTCATCAAAAGATCTTGCACGAAAAGAAGTTTGATTCTTTCTTTCATTCCCTTCGCGAGAGTTTAAATGAAAGTAAAACAGATAATAATCAATCGTCTGAGAACCCTGTATTTTCTCAAATAAGAAACTTTTTAAAAGAAGGACTGGATTATTCCGATGATCAGCTTGATATTATCTTATCGGATGATATGATTACAAATACCTTACATTTTATTAACGAAGCACGCAGTTTTGATAAAGAATTGGGCTTGGAAGAAATTTTTCAGGCATGTCGGAATGTGTGGATTATGAATGGACTCCAGTATCTCTTTGGTCAGCAAATAAGACTTACACCATCCATTTTTGCATATAGCATGTTATATCCGTATACCGATAATTTTATTGATGATGTGAGTGTTTCGGCAGAAGAAAAACAGGCATTTGCTGAACGATTCTATAAAAGGTTGGATAATCAGGTTGTAGAAGCAAAGAACGCTACAGAAACTAAAATATTTCAACTGGTAGCTAAGATAGAAGAGGAATGGCCAAGGGATTTATATCCGGATGTTTATAAAAGTTTATTAGCTATTCATGAAGCTCAGACCAAGAGTTCCGCATTGTTAACTATAGGCCATTCAATATCTAAAGAAGAGGTATTTGATATTTGTGTGAATAAGGGTGGTTGTTCGGTAATGGCCGATGGTTATCTTATTTTGGGTAACCTTAATGAAGAACAGGAAAAGTTCTTATATGGATATGGCGCTTACCTTCAGATTCTGGATGATCTTCAGGATGTTTATACCGATAGCAGCCAGGGTTTAATGACCTGTTTTTCGGAGGCTGCAAGAAGAGATGTAATTGATGAATATGCCAGCAGAACTTTCTGGCTGGGAGAGAACATCTTAAAGAGTGTTGAACAGCTCAGTTATGCTAACAAATCTGTCTTCTTTTCATTGATGGAAAAAAGCATTGAGTTGTTTATTCTCGAATCTGTTATATCAGCAGGTTCATTATTCAGTAATAAGTATGTAAAAGCATTTAAGAGGTTCTCACCGGTTCGCATATCATACCTAACTAAACGTAGAGACTTATTAGGCTCATATCCCAAAATTATTATTGAAAAAATTGCTGAAATAGCAATTTATCAGTTTGATCCAATAGTGAAGGAATTGGCTGATTAAGGCAATACAATAAAAAGAGGGTGCCTCAATTTTGGACACCCTCATTTAGTCTGCATATTTTGGTTGGGGCATTGGTTTACCTTTGGGGATAAGTCTTTTTCTAAAAGTACCTTTATCTTTAAAATGTCTGTATATATTGTATGTTTTTTCTTTGAAATCAGTACTCCCATCAAGCTTCTTATGGTAAAAGATTTTTATGTATCTGCAGTCTTGATGTTCAAATATTTCATTCAACATAGTTCTATCTGAAACTCCACAAGAATGTCCAAACACATACACCTCAAAAGGACCAGATTCTAAGAAACCTAAAAGGTTTTGATAATTATTTTGGGATACGTATTCGAATGATTTGATATGCTTATAAAGTTCATTTTCATTTAACTCTTCAAATAAAGAATACTCACTATCTAATTCATCCCCATATCCAAAAATAGGTTCTCCGTGTTTATCCAGTTCAAGACTACCATGAATATATGTAATTGTGGAAGGAATCGATGAGTTACATACACGTACATATGGTTCTAAAGTATTCGTGTAATTAAAATTTAAAAAAAATAATTCTCCTGGTATTTGATCGCTTCCATTTTCTTCTCCATAAATATCTTCACAAAATGAATCAACCAATGGTTGGATATCAAAAGAATTAGTAAACTCACCTTCCTTCTCTTTAAGATACTCAATAAGCTTGGATTTAATCAAGTCAAAGTCTTTATTTAATGCTATGACATTGGAACTTGAAACATTCTTTGCTTTTTTTAAGAAACTAAAATATTCGTATTCAATATCTACCCATCCTTTATTAATTGCATTTACATATATATGTCGAAGGAAAGATGAAACTTTATATTCGTGTCCAGGCTCTCGTTTCGCTGAAAAAATTCTATCTATGACTTGGTTAATGTCATCAGATGTTATTTCACCGGAGTAGTGAATCTTATATGTAGGATTAGGTTTTCCAATTTCTATCAAATCGTCTTTAAAATATGATTTTTTTAAAAATTCTTTAACACAATTCGTTACATATGATGTAATAAAATTCTTAAATGATGTTTCTATTTTATGAGCAAGATCAAACCCATTTCCTACTATTATTAGTCTATTTCTACGATTCAGAATTTTCTTATGTTGCATTTCCGGTGTAGGCATAACAATAAAATTAATTGTAATTTCAATATTATTGATAAATTGTGAATTAGCCACTTATTTAAAAGAATAATTATAATCTATTCCGTATGACAATTAATTATTAAAGTAATGTCAAATTAAATATCTCAATTAAAATCTTTTTTAATAAATGTGGGGAAAGTGCGGGGAAAATAAAAATCCTAACGCTAGAAATCAATGCGTTAGGATTTGAAATGTGCCCAAAACAGGACTCGAACCTGCACGTCCTTGCGAACACTGGTCCCTGAAACCAGCGCGTCTACCAATTCCGCCATTTGGGCATTTATTACCGTCTACCATCCCGATAGTTATCGGGACTGCCATTTGGGCTTGCGGAAAGCAAATATAATATTTCAGTTTGAAATTATATGAAAGAACCGATCAGAATCATCCAATCGGCTCGTTTTATATTGTTATGTTTTGATCTGTAGGTATTTGTTTTGTAGACTAAGATTTACTTTATGGGAAGAAATATTCTATTAGTCTACAGTCTAATAATCTACTAGTCTAATTCTACAG contains:
- a CDS encoding sugar-binding domain-containing protein, yielding MKYIALPFIWFFCLSNIFSLNYSKANRVKYNFNSQWLIHVGDLDNGESTSLIDKTWKEVTLPYAWNQEEAFKKSIHDLSTGIAWYRKHFRMPKTTKGKKVFVEFEGVRQGGDFYINGHYLGYHENGVMAVGFDITDYLNYGTNENVIAVKTDNDWKYRERDTGSGFQWNNDNFNANYGGIPKNVFLHVMSDVYQTLPLYSNLKTTGTYIYATDINIDTQSINLNAEAEIKNESDDDQSVQLKVDLYELDGNLLSSFLGESSYLAKGEKAIFKASGKVNNIEFWSWGYGYLYNVKTSVLINGKSVDEVITRTGFRKTAFKDGMFYLNDRVLQLKGYAQRTSNEWPAIGMSCPPWMSDYTNNLMVQSNGNLVRWMHVTPWKQDVESCDRVGLIQAMPAGDAERDVNDRRWEQRVELMRDAIIYNRNNPSIIFYEGGNESISEEHMAELKQIRDLYDPNGGRAIGSREMLDSKVAEYGGEMLYINKSADIPMWAMEYSRDEGLRKYWDEFSYPYHKNGDGPLYRDKDASDYNRNQDTHAIENIIRWFDYWEMRPGTGKRVSSGGANIIFSDTNTHYRGAENYRRSGEVDAMRIPKDNFYAHQVMWDGWVDTEKHHTHIIGHWNYNDTIRKDIYVISTGDEVELFINGQSKGKGLNEYRFLNTFKDIHWEEGVIKAVSYDKNGNVLSKDSIETIGKPSKIELSLIENPSGTKADGADVAIIQVEVTDSKGRRCPLANDLIQFQLTGEGQWLGGIAQGKDNYILSKELPVECGVNRALIRSTTKDGKIYVKASANGLESDEITFSTHLFQVNDGLSSQLPSDGLDVYLGRGPTPSGPSYLVSKVDIPIKSAVAGHNIENVTNSFDDNELTEWKNDGTIETGWIKYKLEEESVLDECIIKLSGWRMREYPIEILVDGQLAFSGKTSRSLGYVILPLKGLKGAEVTIKLIGANTEQDAYGQITELDAANVELDLYRDPNGAKANGQLRIVEVEFLRYVNN
- a CDS encoding AbiH family protein, which encodes MPTPEMQHKKILNRRNRLIIVGNGFDLAHKIETSFKNFITSYVTNCVKEFLKKSYFKDDLIEIGKPNPTYKIHYSGEITSDDINQVIDRIFSAKREPGHEYKVSSFLRHIYVNAINKGWVDIEYEYFSFLKKAKNVSSSNVIALNKDFDLIKSKLIEYLKEKEGEFTNSFDIQPLVDSFCEDIYGEENGSDQIPGELFFLNFNYTNTLEPYVRVCNSSIPSTITYIHGSLELDKHGEPIFGYGDELDSEYSLFEELNENELYKHIKSFEYVSQNNYQNLLGFLESGPFEVYVFGHSCGVSDRTMLNEIFEHQDCRYIKIFYHKKLDGSTDFKEKTYNIYRHFKDKGTFRKRLIPKGKPMPQPKYAD